Proteins encoded in a region of the Halostella limicola genome:
- a CDS encoding potassium channel family protein produces the protein MRELRDLEGLHPSDLTQRQRLLVIYAVGVVSVILLYAFVYNWGMRVLEGRPQSIFRSFQTTVETMTTTGYGADSPWDRPVMNLLMVSMQLTGVIIGFVTLRVLVIPLFERTPLNLDDRLTTKNDHVVVAEYRRDTGVLLDELEELDVDYVLIESDEEEAKRLSDDGYQAINGDPEDREDLERATIGRAETLITDAGDSTASVVLTALEANENLRVISFTASGRRKAALREVGVDRSVAPHALIGRRLAGKATTPITVADSDAERGVGIREVLVRRDSPLHGVTIRESPIAKHPNLTLVAGWFDGELRMPPSPEDRLTPNAVLVVAGPEGELDELSGELSNVRLSRAAVHSRIVVAGFGEGGAAALDALPETASATTVDQSDENGPDIVGDVTEPDTLYEAGIDEASALVVTVDDDATALMTVAMARSLSDDLEILARVTDAEKASAAFRAGADYVLSVQRVSARLVAGEVHGERVMDPTNQIRLVRADAEPFAGETLGDLRRAPDRGWTVVGVSRGGTVHTDERVTVESGDEIFVAGSDEAIQAFERSVADS, from the coding sequence ATGCGCGAACTTCGGGACCTGGAGGGATTACACCCGAGCGACCTCACGCAACGCCAGCGGCTGTTGGTCATCTACGCGGTCGGCGTCGTCTCGGTGATCCTCCTGTACGCGTTCGTCTACAACTGGGGGATGCGCGTACTGGAGGGTCGTCCGCAGTCCATCTTCCGCTCGTTCCAGACGACCGTCGAGACGATGACGACGACGGGGTACGGCGCGGACTCGCCGTGGGACAGGCCCGTGATGAACCTGCTCATGGTGTCGATGCAATTGACCGGCGTCATCATCGGGTTCGTCACGTTGCGAGTGCTCGTCATCCCGCTGTTCGAGCGGACGCCGCTGAACCTGGACGACCGGCTCACGACCAAGAACGACCACGTCGTCGTCGCCGAGTACCGGCGCGACACCGGCGTGTTGCTCGACGAACTCGAGGAGTTGGATGTCGACTACGTTCTCATCGAGTCCGACGAGGAGGAGGCGAAGCGCCTCTCCGACGATGGCTACCAGGCGATTAACGGCGATCCGGAGGATCGGGAGGACCTCGAGCGCGCCACCATCGGACGAGCGGAGACCCTGATCACGGACGCCGGCGACAGCACCGCGAGTGTCGTGCTGACGGCGCTCGAGGCCAACGAGAACCTCCGGGTGATCAGCTTCACGGCCTCGGGGCGGCGCAAGGCGGCGCTCAGGGAGGTCGGCGTCGACCGGAGCGTCGCCCCGCACGCGCTCATCGGGCGGCGGCTGGCGGGGAAGGCGACGACGCCCATCACGGTCGCCGATTCAGATGCCGAAAGAGGGGTCGGCATCCGCGAGGTTCTCGTCCGGCGGGACAGCCCATTACACGGCGTCACCATCCGGGAGTCTCCGATCGCGAAGCATCCGAACCTGACGCTCGTCGCCGGATGGTTCGACGGCGAGTTACGGATGCCGCCCTCTCCCGAGGACCGGCTCACGCCCAACGCAGTGCTGGTCGTCGCCGGCCCCGAGGGCGAGCTGGACGAGCTGTCCGGCGAATTGTCGAACGTGCGGTTGTCGAGGGCCGCGGTGCACTCGCGGATCGTCGTCGCCGGCTTCGGCGAGGGGGGTGCCGCGGCCCTCGACGCGCTACCGGAGACGGCTTCGGCGACGACCGTGGACCAGTCGGATGAGAACGGCCCCGACATCGTCGGCGACGTCACCGAACCGGACACGCTCTACGAGGCTGGTATCGACGAGGCGTCCGCACTGGTCGTCACCGTCGACGACGACGCGACCGCGCTGATGACCGTGGCGATGGCCCGCTCCCTCTCCGACGACCTGGAGATCCTCGCGCGAGTCACCGACGCGGAGAAGGCGTCGGCGGCGTTCCGGGCGGGCGCGGACTACGTCCTCTCTGTCCAGCGAGTGAGCGCCCGGCTGGTCGCCGGGGAGGTCCACGGCGAGCGGGTCATGGACCCCACCAACCAGATCCGGCTCGTCAGGGCCGACGCCGAGCCATTCGCCGGCGAGACGCTAGGGGACCTGCGGCGGGCCCCCGACCGGGGATGGACCGTGGTCGGCGTCTCGCGCGGTGGCACCGTCCACACCGACGAACGCGTCACCGTCGAGTCGGGCGACGAGATATTCGTCGCGGGGAGCGACGAGGCGATACAGGCGTTCGAGCGGAGCGTCGCCGACTCCTGA
- the mnhG gene encoding monovalent cation/H(+) antiporter subunit G — protein MVTLRSALVVALIAVGIFFLTVGTIGLLRLPNVYNRMHATSKPTTLGTAAIFLAGFLSFGPGGAGLPSLVGIVFLFLTVPTGAHMISRAAQRIGVPFMGSVTWPGKADDADWRRSSDEE, from the coding sequence ATGGTTACGCTACGCTCCGCGCTCGTCGTCGCCCTGATCGCCGTCGGGATATTCTTCCTGACGGTCGGAACGATCGGCCTGCTCCGCCTGCCGAACGTGTACAACCGGATGCACGCGACGAGCAAGCCGACGACGCTCGGCACCGCGGCCATCTTCCTCGCCGGCTTCCTCTCTTTCGGTCCCGGCGGCGCCGGACTGCCGTCGCTCGTCGGCATCGTCTTCCTCTTCCTGACGGTGCCGACCGGGGCGCACATGATCTCGCGGGCGGCCCAGCGGATCGGCGTCCCCTTCATGGGGTCGGTCACCTGGCCGGGGAAGGCCGACGACGCGGACTGGCGGCGCTCGTCGGACGAGGAGTGA
- a CDS encoding sodium:proton antiporter, whose amino-acid sequence MSVLLAAVVGGLFAIGTFLLHRRDLVKVVLGVAVLTQGANVYLITMGGIEQGTSDTVPVLATHGDHVPETADPLVQALVLTAIVISFGTTALALALTYRAYQENETMDVHQWR is encoded by the coding sequence GTGAGCGTCCTACTTGCGGCCGTCGTCGGCGGGCTGTTCGCGATCGGCACCTTCCTGCTTCACCGCCGGGACCTCGTGAAGGTCGTCCTCGGGGTCGCCGTGCTCACTCAGGGGGCGAACGTCTACCTCATCACGATGGGCGGCATCGAGCAGGGGACCTCCGACACCGTCCCCGTCCTCGCGACCCACGGCGACCACGTTCCGGAGACGGCCGACCCGCTGGTGCAGGCGCTCGTCCTGACGGCGATCGTCATCAGCTTCGGCACCACGGCGCTCGCGCTCGCGCTGACGTACCGCGCGTATCAGGAGAACGAGACGATGGACGTCCACCAATGGCGATGA
- a CDS encoding complex I subunit 5 family protein, whose amino-acid sequence MTEQIVIGPMLAAMASVVLTLSTRRFRRLQRAVSVAGGVAYAGAVGALVWRVVLGAGPAAYQVGGVEAPFGITLVADELSAFMLVLAAAVGLPSIAFSAVYVDPDNQAVFYHPLFHCLLLGVAGSFLTGDLFSLFVWFEVMLMASYVFVAFYGGEQHTAAALRYLVLNVVGGTLLLLGIGGLYAVTGTLNMADMARRLATPAAYGIDVEPVLGLSMLLFAAFALKAGLVPFQFWVPGAYRAAPLPVVAMLAGVTKKVGVYAVVRLYFTVFGGLSVEVDALGVTGDSPLALLGPILLVTGCASILVGGLGAVVRDTFEETFAYSSIGQVGFIVVPVGVAALADTEPLRRFAVAAALVYALHHALAKGLLFLVTGAVRSATGTGRLADVGGLAGRSPVLGATFFVGSLSLVGIPPLTGFFGKFLVFDAAVRRAAAGGSVGAVGVVVALLFGAVLTILYTSRTWTRCFWGARTPLVEDAVVDPAQVAILVAVATAIVVLGIGFDPVFEFADAAAGAAIDREGYVEVVDPVGGVEE is encoded by the coding sequence ATGACGGAACAGATCGTGATCGGCCCGATGCTCGCGGCGATGGCGAGCGTCGTCCTGACGCTTTCGACGCGGCGGTTCCGACGCCTCCAGCGCGCGGTGAGCGTCGCGGGCGGCGTCGCGTACGCCGGCGCCGTCGGCGCGCTCGTCTGGCGGGTCGTCCTCGGGGCGGGACCGGCGGCCTACCAGGTCGGCGGCGTCGAGGCGCCGTTCGGGATAACGCTCGTCGCGGACGAGCTCTCGGCGTTCATGCTCGTCCTCGCGGCCGCCGTCGGTCTCCCGTCGATCGCGTTCTCGGCGGTCTACGTCGACCCCGACAACCAGGCCGTGTTCTACCATCCGCTGTTTCACTGCCTGCTGCTCGGCGTCGCCGGCTCCTTCCTCACCGGCGACCTCTTCAGCCTCTTCGTCTGGTTCGAGGTGATGCTGATGGCGAGTTACGTGTTCGTCGCGTTCTACGGCGGCGAGCAACACACCGCGGCGGCGCTTCGCTACCTCGTGTTGAACGTCGTCGGAGGTACGCTCCTGCTGCTGGGCATCGGCGGCCTCTACGCGGTCACCGGCACCCTCAACATGGCCGACATGGCCCGGCGGCTGGCCACCCCGGCGGCGTACGGCATCGACGTCGAACCCGTGCTCGGGCTGTCGATGCTGCTGTTCGCCGCGTTCGCGCTGAAGGCGGGGCTGGTGCCGTTCCAGTTCTGGGTGCCCGGCGCGTACCGCGCCGCGCCCCTGCCCGTCGTCGCGATGCTCGCCGGCGTGACCAAGAAGGTGGGCGTGTACGCCGTCGTCCGCCTGTACTTCACCGTCTTCGGCGGGCTGTCGGTGGAGGTCGACGCGCTCGGCGTCACCGGCGACTCCCCGCTCGCCCTGCTCGGCCCGATACTGCTCGTCACGGGCTGTGCGAGCATCCTCGTCGGCGGCCTCGGCGCGGTCGTCCGCGACACCTTCGAGGAGACGTTCGCCTACTCCAGCATCGGGCAGGTGGGGTTCATCGTCGTCCCCGTCGGCGTCGCCGCCCTGGCCGACACCGAACCGCTCCGCCGGTTCGCCGTCGCCGCAGCGCTGGTGTACGCGCTCCACCACGCGCTCGCGAAGGGGCTGCTCTTCCTCGTCACCGGCGCCGTGCGCAGCGCCACCGGGACGGGCCGCCTCGCGGACGTGGGCGGCCTCGCCGGCCGCTCGCCGGTGCTCGGCGCGACGTTCTTCGTGGGGAGCCTGTCGCTCGTCGGCATCCCGCCGCTGACCGGCTTCTTCGGCAAGTTCCTCGTGTTCGACGCCGCGGTCCGCCGCGCCGCCGCGGGCGGGTCGGTCGGGGCCGTCGGGGTGGTGGTCGCGCTGCTTTTCGGCGCGGTGCTCACCATCCTCTACACGTCGCGGACCTGGACGCGGTGCTTCTGGGGTGCCCGCACGCCACTGGTCGAGGACGCCGTCGTCGACCCGGCGCAGGTGGCGATCCTCGTCGCCGTCGCGACGGCGATCGTCGTCCTCGGTATCGGCTTCGACCCGGTGTTCGAGTTCGCGGACGCCGCCGCCGGGGCCGCGATCGACCGCGAAGGGTACGTCGAGGTCGTCGACCCGGTCGGAGGTGTCGAGGAGTGA
- a CDS encoding monovalent cation/H+ antiporter complex subunit F, translating into MAAESELVVRAADAGLILVSALCVLCSYRVIFGPTVPDRVVALDAIATNVVAIAVLFALRTGRGLFVTVSLVLAIIGFLSTVTVAKYVTEGDIIEPRE; encoded by the coding sequence ATGGCCGCTGAGTCCGAACTCGTGGTCCGCGCCGCGGACGCCGGCCTGATCCTCGTGAGCGCGCTGTGTGTCCTCTGTAGCTACCGGGTGATCTTCGGGCCGACCGTCCCCGACCGCGTCGTCGCGCTCGACGCCATCGCGACGAACGTCGTCGCCATCGCGGTGCTGTTCGCGCTCCGGACCGGCCGCGGCCTGTTCGTGACCGTCAGCCTCGTGCTCGCGATCATCGGGTTCCTCTCGACGGTCACCGTCGCGAAGTACGTCACCGAAGGCGACATCATCGAACCGAGGGAATGA
- a CDS encoding Na+/H+ antiporter subunit E, with protein sequence MTRRWPVVGAAFAALWVFVRGVEFAPDAVLGQFLLGLVVGMPVAFVFRRLYAAEIDLGGSLRSIPAAAAFGAVFLREIVVANVDVAYRVLAPGTQIDPEVILVPLRVETDVGVTTIANSITITPGTITLDHDPEANALYVHVIDGRDPEAIVEPIRAWEDYALVIFDEERSPDDPAPDIAVYPAGYQNPPDPLERGERAERAEATEQRDGSDGGDADGR encoded by the coding sequence GTGACGCGGCGCTGGCCGGTCGTCGGGGCGGCGTTCGCGGCGCTGTGGGTGTTCGTCCGCGGGGTCGAGTTCGCCCCGGACGCGGTGCTCGGCCAGTTCCTGCTGGGGCTGGTCGTCGGGATGCCCGTCGCCTTCGTCTTTCGCCGCCTGTACGCCGCCGAGATCGACCTCGGCGGCAGCCTGCGGTCGATCCCGGCGGCGGCGGCGTTCGGTGCCGTCTTCCTCCGCGAAATCGTCGTCGCGAACGTGGACGTCGCCTACCGCGTGCTCGCGCCGGGGACACAGATCGACCCGGAGGTGATCCTCGTCCCCCTTCGCGTCGAGACGGACGTCGGCGTGACGACCATCGCGAACAGCATCACGATCACCCCGGGGACGATCACGCTGGACCACGACCCCGAGGCGAACGCCCTCTACGTCCACGTGATCGACGGCCGGGACCCCGAGGCGATCGTGGAGCCGATCCGCGCGTGGGAGGACTACGCCCTCGTCATCTTCGACGAGGAGCGCTCGCCGGACGACCCGGCCCCCGACATCGCCGTCTATCCGGCGGGCTACCAGAACCCTCCGGACCCCCTGGAACGGGGCGAGCGCGCGGAGCGCGCGGAAGCGACCGAGCAGCGCGACGGGTCCGACGGAGGTGACGCCGATGGCCGCTGA
- a CDS encoding MEDS domain-containing protein, whose translation MSDHILDHADERTLHGLVSTGDSLSWSSGVHDPHGPTDAGEHLGLVYEDRAEQFAAVVPFVREGIERGERCLYIVDDNSPEDVIAALREGGVDVEQAIDSDQLLLYTAEESYLRGGEFDLDDARDFLRSAVEEGVAEYDGFRVTAEETWLVGDRDAQEAFAACEAHVNDLLDGEAATALCQYDRSELPPEVVDDVIETHPYLVYDGIVCPNVYYTPPEEYFGPDRPARENERKLETLVDRTAATTALETHERYHRELYEAIADPGTGFERKVERLLELGSERFGMEVGYFARTDDDRFEIVEAVGDHDRIAAGVADSITGTHCEELLASPGSVFVTDAAEAGWTDDSAYERFGLDAYFATTVHVGDEYGTLCFGSETPREVPYTDAERTFLELMGQWVEYELERRHREAALRESYQITSDPELGFEEKLAALFDLGCEQFGLELGAMATVDPDADRLEVEYVSGDHEHFEPGLELPLSETYCREAVDRGGVGSVNDPVEAGHGDIYVYDELDVAAYLGTYLEVEGGADRTFFFVSEQPRDEAFSEDERAFERLMGQWVKYELENRRRERFLRESYQITSDPDRSFDEKLERLLELGRDWFGLEMGGMNHLPSWDGPFRLEQGVGLGVDDDEILWSDPGDGRYCRRTVEAEDPVCVADVRGTDWVEDQIYQEFELASYFGTRITNGAAPYGTLWFGSTEPCDRDFSETERTFLELMGQWVSYELERKQREYFQRTLCEVMADPDRSFDEKLQDLFDLGCERLDLELGGLARIDPATDSFEVEAVSGDHDHLVPGAEVPLSETYCQLAVDDGGAADVTNPLDHGYGNSIAYEEFGVETYLGKRIELENDADRTFFSVSTEPRDRGFSDAERAFHELMGEWVKYELERKQRQRALEESNERLEQFAYAASHDLQEPLRMVTSYLRLLERRFGDALDEDGEEFLEFAVDGADRMRDMIDGLLEYSRVETQGDPFEPVDLDAVLDDVLTDLQIQIEESDADIAADELPRVEGDGNQLRQVLQNLLENALTYSGDAPPRVHVAADRRGQEWVISVRDEGIGIDPDDQSQIFDVFDRLHGRDEYEGTGIGLALCQRIVERHGGDIWVDSEPGEGATFSFTLPADRS comes from the coding sequence ATGAGCGATCACATACTCGACCACGCCGACGAGCGCACGTTGCACGGCCTCGTGAGTACGGGCGACTCCCTGTCGTGGAGTTCCGGGGTCCACGATCCGCACGGACCGACCGACGCGGGCGAGCATCTGGGGCTCGTCTACGAGGACCGGGCGGAGCAGTTCGCGGCGGTCGTTCCGTTCGTCCGGGAGGGGATCGAGCGCGGCGAGCGGTGCCTGTACATCGTCGACGACAACTCGCCGGAAGACGTGATCGCGGCCCTGCGGGAGGGCGGGGTCGACGTCGAGCAGGCGATCGACTCGGACCAGCTCCTGCTGTACACTGCCGAGGAGTCGTACCTGCGGGGCGGCGAGTTCGACCTCGACGACGCCCGCGACTTCCTCCGCTCCGCGGTGGAGGAGGGGGTCGCCGAGTACGACGGGTTCCGCGTGACCGCCGAGGAGACGTGGCTCGTCGGCGACCGCGACGCGCAGGAAGCGTTCGCGGCGTGCGAAGCGCACGTCAACGACCTCCTCGACGGCGAGGCGGCGACGGCGCTCTGTCAGTACGACCGGTCCGAACTCCCGCCCGAGGTCGTCGACGACGTCATCGAGACTCACCCCTACCTCGTCTACGACGGCATCGTCTGCCCGAACGTCTACTACACGCCGCCCGAGGAGTACTTCGGTCCCGACCGCCCGGCCCGCGAAAACGAGCGCAAACTCGAGACGCTGGTCGACCGGACCGCGGCGACGACGGCCCTCGAAACGCACGAGCGCTACCACCGGGAACTGTACGAGGCGATCGCCGACCCGGGGACGGGGTTCGAGCGGAAGGTCGAACGCCTCCTCGAACTCGGGAGCGAGCGGTTCGGCATGGAGGTCGGGTACTTCGCGCGCACCGACGACGACCGGTTCGAGATCGTCGAGGCGGTCGGCGACCACGACCGGATCGCGGCGGGCGTCGCGGACTCGATCACCGGCACGCACTGCGAGGAGCTGCTCGCGTCGCCCGGTTCCGTCTTCGTGACGGACGCGGCCGAAGCGGGCTGGACGGACGATTCCGCCTACGAGCGGTTCGGTCTCGACGCCTACTTCGCGACGACCGTCCACGTCGGCGACGAGTACGGGACGCTGTGTTTCGGGTCCGAGACGCCGCGCGAAGTCCCTTACACCGACGCAGAACGGACGTTCCTCGAACTGATGGGCCAGTGGGTGGAGTACGAGCTCGAACGCCGTCACCGCGAGGCGGCGCTCCGGGAGAGCTACCAGATCACGTCCGACCCGGAGCTCGGATTCGAGGAGAAGTTGGCGGCGCTGTTCGACCTCGGCTGCGAGCAGTTCGGCCTCGAACTGGGCGCGATGGCCACGGTCGACCCCGACGCGGACCGGTTGGAAGTCGAGTACGTCAGCGGGGACCACGAGCACTTCGAACCCGGGCTCGAACTGCCGCTGTCGGAGACGTACTGCCGGGAGGCCGTCGACCGCGGCGGCGTCGGGAGCGTGAACGATCCCGTCGAGGCCGGGCACGGCGACATCTACGTGTACGACGAACTGGACGTCGCGGCGTATCTCGGCACCTACCTCGAGGTCGAGGGCGGCGCCGATCGGACGTTCTTCTTCGTCTCCGAGCAACCGCGCGACGAGGCGTTCTCCGAGGACGAGCGCGCGTTCGAGCGGCTGATGGGCCAGTGGGTGAAGTACGAACTCGAGAACCGGCGGCGCGAGCGGTTCCTCCGGGAGAGCTACCAGATCACGTCCGACCCGGACCGCTCGTTCGACGAGAAGCTCGAGCGGCTGCTGGAGCTCGGTCGCGACTGGTTCGGCCTCGAGATGGGCGGGATGAACCACCTGCCCTCGTGGGACGGACCGTTCCGGCTGGAACAGGGCGTGGGGCTCGGCGTCGACGACGACGAGATACTGTGGTCCGACCCTGGCGACGGTCGGTACTGCCGGCGGACCGTCGAGGCGGAGGACCCGGTCTGCGTGGCCGACGTCCGCGGCACCGACTGGGTCGAGGACCAGATATACCAGGAGTTCGAGCTGGCGAGCTACTTCGGAACGCGGATCACCAACGGCGCCGCGCCGTACGGCACGCTCTGGTTCGGAAGCACGGAGCCGTGCGACCGGGATTTCTCGGAGACCGAGCGGACGTTCCTCGAACTGATGGGCCAGTGGGTCAGCTACGAACTCGAACGCAAGCAGCGGGAGTACTTCCAGCGGACGCTGTGTGAGGTCATGGCCGACCCGGACCGCTCGTTCGACGAGAAGCTGCAGGACCTGTTCGACCTCGGGTGCGAGCGGCTCGACCTCGAACTCGGCGGGCTGGCTCGCATCGACCCCGCGACCGACTCGTTCGAGGTCGAGGCCGTGAGCGGCGACCACGACCACCTCGTGCCCGGCGCGGAGGTGCCGCTCTCGGAGACCTACTGTCAGCTGGCCGTCGACGACGGCGGGGCCGCCGACGTAACGAACCCCCTCGACCACGGCTACGGAAACTCCATCGCGTACGAGGAGTTCGGCGTCGAAACGTATCTGGGCAAGCGGATCGAGTTGGAGAACGACGCCGACCGGACCTTCTTCTCCGTGTCGACGGAGCCGCGCGACCGGGGGTTCTCGGACGCCGAACGGGCGTTCCACGAGCTCATGGGCGAGTGGGTCAAGTACGAACTGGAGCGCAAGCAGCGACAGCGGGCCCTCGAGGAGTCGAACGAGCGCCTCGAACAGTTCGCCTACGCGGCCTCTCACGACCTGCAGGAGCCGCTGCGGATGGTCACGAGCTACCTCCGGCTGCTCGAGCGCCGGTTCGGCGACGCCCTCGACGAGGACGGCGAGGAGTTCCTGGAGTTCGCGGTCGACGGCGCCGACCGGATGCGCGACATGATCGACGGACTGCTCGAGTACTCGCGGGTCGAAACGCAAGGCGACCCCTTCGAACCGGTCGACCTGGACGCCGTCCTCGACGACGTGCTCACCGACCTCCAGATCCAGATCGAAGAGAGCGACGCCGATATCGCGGCCGACGAACTGCCGCGCGTGGAAGGCGACGGTAACCAGCTCCGGCAGGTCCTGCAGAACCTGCTCGAGAACGCGCTCACCTACAGCGGCGACGCGCCGCCGCGAGTCCACGTCGCCGCCGACCGGCGGGGCCAGGAGTGGGTGATCTCGGTTCGCGACGAGGGCATCGGCATCGACCCCGACGACCAGAGCCAGATATTCGACGTCTTCGACCGCCTCCACGGCCGCGACGAGTACGAGGGGACGGGGATCGGGCTCGCGCTCTGTCAGCGCATCGTCGAGCGCCACGGCGGCGACATCTGGGTCGACTCGGAACCGGGCGAGGGGGCCACGTTCTCGTTCACGCTCCCCGCGGACCGCTCCTGA